A DNA window from Anastrepha ludens isolate Willacy chromosome 6, idAnaLude1.1, whole genome shotgun sequence contains the following coding sequences:
- the LOC128867317 gene encoding uncharacterized protein LOC128867317: MSFFANLARSVISSVCNIYITRKIAARFFGLVRCKNNKVQSHAKTGACPPPPRPGPSLRKATKVYGRKDCATHIPICGVKATALKNCKPRMWTLEMEKCCEDLCKWAHPRFDDLYYIPSDKRKMKYQRTWFEFRDTYIAPKEICCYPRTKYAQPKKRKPRKPVAAYTSKVEYVMNLLCRNRLSPRCMKISWPGCRGGRNPPLCKPKRPDCGPRKCPPFPSFSECRKVMRPPLRPVECACLKLEPPSCLAH; the protein is encoded by the coding sequence ATGTCCTTCTTCGCCAATTTGGCCAGAAGTGTGATATCATCAGTATGTAACATTTATATTACCAGAAAAATAGCAGCTAGATTTTTTGGACTTGTACgttgcaaaaacaataaagtgcagTCACACGCAAAGACAGGGGCATGTCCGCCACCGCCGCGCCCAGGGCCAAGTTTGAGAAAGGCCACCAAGGTATATGGACGTAAAGATTGTGCCACACATattcccatttgtggtgtgaaAGCAACGGCATTGAAGAACTGTAAGCCGCGCATGTGGACCTTAGAAATGGAAAAGTGTTGTGAGGACCTATGCAAGTGGGCGCATCCCCGTTTCGATGATCTCTACTATATACCCAGTGACAAGCGAAAGATGAAGTACCAACGTACGTGGTTCGAATTTCGTGATACGTACATTGCGCCTAAAGAGATTTGTTGCTACCCTCGGACGAAATATGCACAACCAAAAAAACGAAAGCCGCGCAAACCGGTTGCGGCGTATACGAGTAAGGTGGAATATGTGATGAATTTATTATGCCGCAATCGCTTATCGCCACGCTGCATGAAGATCTCTTGGCCGGGTTGTCGAGGTGGACGCAATCCGCCACTTTGCAAACCTAAAAGGCCAGATTGTGGTCCTCGGAAATGCCCGCCCTTCCCGAGTTTTTCGGAGTGTCGCAAAGTTATGAGACCGCCATTGAGACCAGTGGAATGCGCGTGCCTAAAATTAGAGCCACCAAGTTGTTTggctcattga